In the genome of Egicoccus sp. AB-alg2, the window CGCGCGCGAAGCTGACGACGCTGCCGCCCTCGCGGGCCTCGTGCTGGATGGCGTCCATCAGCAACGCGGCGGAGCCGGTTCCGACGGCGACCTGCTCCACCGGCAGGCCCTCGTGGGCGGCGATCGCCTCGCGCAGCGCGACGGACTGGTCGTCGGGATACAGGTGCCCCTCCGCCACGGCCGCGTTGGCGGCCTCGACCGCCGCGGGCGACGGACCGAAGGGCGACTCGTTGGACGACAGCCGGACCTTCATGCCCGGCGGTGGGCCCACCGCCGCCGCGGACGCAACGCCACCGGACTCCGTGCTCATCCCAGCCTCCCGGACCTCTTCGCGTGGGCGGGAGGCTAGTCGAGCGGGCTACAGGTACAGACCCGTGGCCCCGTCACGACGCGTGGAGCCGACCGCGTGGATGTCGCGCTCGCGCACGATCAGGTACGCGTCGCCCTGGACGTCCACCTCGATGGCGTCCTCCGGGAGGTAGAGCACCTCGTCGCCGGTGGACACGGAGCGCACGTGCGGGCCGACGCCGATGGCCTCGCCCCAGATGCCCTTGCGGTCCACCGACTTGGCGGTCGCCGGGATGAGGATGCCGCCCTTGGTGCGGCGCTCGCTGTCCTCGGGTGGCGAGACCAGCACGCGGTCGCCGAGGACGGCGACGCTGCGACGGATCTCCGTGACGGGTTCGGATGCGCTCATGGTCGGCAGACTACCGTCGCCGCCGGCGCGGTCCCGCGGCGGGCGCGGTGTCCGGCGGGCGCGGTGTCCGGCGGGCGCGGTGCCCGGCGGGCAGTGCCGGCTGGCGCGGTGCTCGGCGGATGTCCCCGCGACGACGCGACAGGAGCCGAGGCGTGGAGGAACGGTTCGTCGAGGTTGCCGACGGGGTGCTCGTACGGCGCCATGCGCGGCTCGACCTCAACGTCGGCCTCGTCGTCGGTGCCGAGCGGTGCCTGGTCGTGGACACGCGCGAGACACCCGCGCAGGCTCACGACCTGCGCGCGGAGGTCCGCCGGGTGACCTCGCTGCCATGGGTCGTCGCCAATACGCATGGTCACCACGACCACTGCTTCGGCAACGCGACCTTCCTCCCGGGGCAGATCTGGGGTCACGAGCGGTGCGCCTCGATGCTGCGCGACTACGGCGACCTGCAACGGCAGTTGGTGCGTCGGGCGGCCGCCGAGGCGGGTGAGGAGGCGCTCGCCGACGGTCTGGGCGACGTGCAGATCGTGCCGCCGGACCACACCTTCGCGTACCGGGCGAGGATCGACCTCGGCGGCCGCGAGGTGGTGCTGCGCCACGTCGGGCTCGGACACACGGACAACGACGTGGTGGTCGAGGTGCCCGGCGCGGCCGTCTTCGCCGGCGACCTCGTCGAGGAGGGCGCGCCGCCGGCGTTCGAGGACGCGTTCCCGCTGGACTGGCCGACCACGGCCGGGCGCGTGGCGGAGGCGGCCACCGATCTACCGGTCGTGCCCGGTCATGGCGGGATCGTCGACGCCCGATTCGTGCGCGAGCAGGCAGCGTTGCTGGAGGCCGTCGCCCGGGTGGCTCGCGAGGCGTTCGCGGTCGGCCGCTCCCCCGCCGACGTCGCGACCGAACTGCCCGACCTGCCGAGCGAAGTCGTCGCCACGGCCGTCGCGCGCGCCCACCGACAGCTGCGCGGCGAGCCGCCCTACCCGCCGCCGGCCGTGATCCGGGCCGAACTCGGACTCGCGTGCGACGCCGGGTCGACGCCGACAGATCAGGAAGGGTAGCCTCACCTGCACCTGACCCCGCGCTCCCGTGAGGCGCCGTGTCCACACCTCCCCGCCCGACGACCGACGCCGACGCGGCGCTGGTCGTCGCCGGACTGCACAAGCGGTTCGGGAGCACGGTGGCGGTCGACCACATGGACCTGGTGGTCCCGCGGGGCAGCCTGACGGCGCTGCTCGGTCCCTCGGGCTGTGGGAAGACCACCGCGCTGCGCACCGTCGCCGGCCTGCTCTCGCCCGACGGCGGGTCGATCACGATCGACGGGCGCACGGTTGCCGGGCCTGGCGTGCATGTGCCGCCGGAACGTCGCCGGGTGGGGATGGTGTTCCAGGACTACGCGCTGTTCCCGCACCTGACGGTGGCGAAGAACGTCGCCTACGGGCTCACCGGCCTGTCCCGGGCGCAGCGGCGTCGCCGGGTCGCCGAGGTCCTCGACCTCGTCGGGCTCGGCGCCTATGGCAGCCGCCTGCCGGTCGCGCTCTCCGGCGGCCAGCAGCAGCGCGTTGCGCTGGCGCGG includes:
- a CDS encoding co-chaperone GroES, translating into MSASEPVTEIRRSVAVLGDRVLVSPPEDSERRTKGGILIPATAKSVDRKGIWGEAIGVGPHVRSVSTGDEVLYLPEDAIEVDVQGDAYLIVRERDIHAVGSTRRDGATGLYL
- a CDS encoding MBL fold metallo-hydrolase, which produces MEERFVEVADGVLVRRHARLDLNVGLVVGAERCLVVDTRETPAQAHDLRAEVRRVTSLPWVVANTHGHHDHCFGNATFLPGQIWGHERCASMLRDYGDLQRQLVRRAAAEAGEEALADGLGDVQIVPPDHTFAYRARIDLGGREVVLRHVGLGHTDNDVVVEVPGAAVFAGDLVEEGAPPAFEDAFPLDWPTTAGRVAEAATDLPVVPGHGGIVDARFVREQAALLEAVARVAREAFAVGRSPADVATELPDLPSEVVATAVARAHRQLRGEPPYPPPAVIRAELGLACDAGSTPTDQEG